A single window of Acanthopagrus latus isolate v.2019 chromosome 1, fAcaLat1.1, whole genome shotgun sequence DNA harbors:
- the LOC119025393 gene encoding CD209 antigen-like: protein MAVEYRASTVTNMDMENSKIGYKQFFTDGSKLQSSVYAMRNSPFRIATVCLGLLCLILLLGVIGQRVHYQKAEQDHQNRLKSMRKEKENVQQDLRSAEKQKKDLEVTNTDLQENIRDISDRHYRTDSNNNLLNRQVSELKSSQTQLQASNTAATKEIEALKASNDQLQTNNNALTTAKDLIQKQHDIELNRKNELQANYLSVTKERDNLQNKYNIATRQRDQLQLNYNTLFKDVEHLQDRYNHSTNEKDKLASSHQNLTVEKESLQSGYDLLVKSLDELQASYKSLIQEKQDMESSCQNVTVERDLLEKNNDNLTAESEVLKLEIEQLKAKIQAKPCPTGWRKYEGSCYYTSTGKKTWSKGREYCQSKGADLAIVKSQEEMIFINSLYSSDKEVWIGLTDQGVEGNWTWVDGSPLTTTFWGKNQPNSLNGRNQDCVEVWHRATGNGDWNDENCNVEQNWICEM, encoded by the exons ATGGCCGTTGAGTACCGGGCCTCCACAGTAACAAACATGGACATGGAGAACAGTAAAATTGGCTATAAGCAATTCTTCACGGACGGCAGCAAGCTCCAGTCTTCAG TCTATGCAATGAGAAACAGCCCTTTCCGGATCGCCACAGTTTGCCTTGGTCTGCTGTGTCTAATCCTGTTGTTGGGGGTTATAGGTCAGCGTGTCCACT ATCAAAAAGCAGAGCAAGACCATCAGAACAGGCTAAAATCCATGCgtaaagagaaagagaatgtGCAGCAGGATTTGAGGTCAGcggaaaaacagaaaaaagatcTCGAAGTTACAAATACTGACTTGCAGGAAAATATCCGTGACATATCTGATAGACATTATCGCACAGATTCCAACAACAACTTACTGAATAGGCAGGTAAGTGAACTTAAAAGTAGCCAAACCCAGTTACAGGCCAGTAACACTGCTGCAACTAAGGAGATAGAAGCACTAAAAGCCAGTAATGACCAGCTCCAAACTAATAATAATGCCTTGACTACAGCCAAAGACctgatacaaaaacaacatgatatAGAGCTCAACCGCAAAAATGAGTTACAGGCTAATTATCTCTCAGTGACCAAAGAAAGGGACAATttacagaataaatacaatatcGCAACCAGACAAAGAGATCAGCTCCAACTGAATTACAACACCTTGTTTAAGGACGTAGAGCACCTGCAGGACAGATACAACCACTCTACCAATGAGAAAGACAAGCTAGCAAGCAGCCACCAGAATCTGACGGTAGAAAAGGAAAGTCTGCAGTCCGGTTATGATCTACTTGTAAAATCCTTAGATGAGCTGCAGGCTTCTTACAAGTCATTGATTCAAGAAAAACAGGATATGGAAAGCAGTTGCCAAAATGTAACTGTGGAGAGAGACCTGCTGGAGAAGAACAACGACAACCTGACTGCTGAGAGTGAAGTGCTGAAATTGGAAATTGAGCAACTGAAGGCAAAGATTCAAG CAAAGCCATGCCCCACTGGCTGGAGAAAATATGAGGGCAGCTGCTACTACACTTCTACTGGCAAGAAAACCTGGAGTAAGGGTAGAGAATACTGTCAAAGCAAAGGAGCAGACCTGGCAATAGTAAAAAGCCAAGAGGAaatg ATCTTCATCAATAGCTTGTATTCAAGTGACAAAGAAGTCTGGATTGGATTGACCGATCAAGGAGTAGAAGGGAATTGGACATGGGTAGATGGGTCACCACTGACCACGAC gttCTGGGGTAAAAACCAGCCCAACAGCTTGAATGGGAGGAACCAGGACTGTGTGGAGGTCTGGCACCGTGCAACAGGAAATGGA